In Oenanthe melanoleuca isolate GR-GAL-2019-014 chromosome 19, OMel1.0, whole genome shotgun sequence, a genomic segment contains:
- the DDX52 gene encoding probable ATP-dependent RNA helicase DDX52, which produces METHELFRRLGSGARFDLRRFGLDARRFGVVKGNRGSVSLESLDFFGNKEGAPQGSAQESWGLAGAEEEVKQQEDGAGKNDGKRKRTTESSEGKRKKKKTRGAVSMPELSENTEIKWMSSLEAKFEDAKDKKPTAEKLERLRREKINRFRNQHRINIQGTDLPDPIATFDQLQKEYKVHPKIMENIQAAGFHVPTPIQMQAIPVMLHGREVLASAPTGSGKTLAFCIPLLTHLKQPRNKGFRALIISPTRELASQTHRELVKLAEGTGFRIHMIHKAAEAAKKFGPKSSKKFDILVTTPNRLIYLLKEDPPAIDLSSVEWLVVDESDKLFEDGKSGFRDQLGSIFLACTSHLVRRALFSATFAHDVEEWCKLNLDNVVLVSVGARNSAAETVEQELLFVGSETGKLTAMRDLVKKGFAPPVLVFVQSIERAKELFHELIYEGINVDVIHADKTQQQRDKVVQSFRAGKIWVLICSALLARGMDFKGVNMVINYDLPTSAVEYIHRIGRTGRAGHRGKAVTFFTEDDKPLLRSIANVIQRAGCPVPEYIKHLPKLQSKQKKKFIKKPLTRESICTTPKCFLKKGKRKMKTTKENTKGKKKDKEDKKGSKLQTVSES; this is translated from the exons ATGGAGACCCACGAGCTGTTCCGGCGCTTGGGCAGCGGCGCTCGCTTTGACCTGCGGCGCTTCGGGCTGGACGCGCGGCGCTTCGGG GTGGTTAAAGGGAACCGCGGCAGCGTCTCGCTGGAGAGCCTCGACTTCTTCGGGAATAAGGAGGGAGCCCCTCAGGGATCTGCCCAGGAAAGCTGGGGGCTCGCAGGGGCTGAAGAGGAGgtgaagcagcaggaagatggagcagggaaaaacgatggaaagaggaaaagaacgACAGAAAGCagtgaagggaaaagaaaaaagaaaaagacaagag GAGCAGTGTCAATGCCAGAGCTgtcagaaaacactgaaataaagtgGATGTCCTCTCTGGAAGCAAAGTTTGAAgatgcaaaagacaaaaaacctaCAGCAGAGAAGCTTGAACGCTTGAGGAGAGAAAAG ATAAATCGCTTCAGGAACCAGCACAGGATCAACATTCAGGGAACAGATCTCCCTGACCCCATTGCCACCTTTGATCAGCTTCAGAAGGAGTACAAAGTGCACCCTAAAATCATGGAGAATATCCAGGCTGCAGGCTTCCATGTCCCAACACCCATCCAGATGCAGGCAATTCCTGTCATGCTGCAT ggTCGGGAGGTTCTGGCTTCAGCTCCTACAGGGTCTGGAAAAACACTGGCATTTTGTATCCCTCTCTTAACACATCTGAAGCAACCCAGGAACAAAGGATTCAGGGCTCTGATCATATCACCCACCCGAGAACTTGCCAGCCAG ACCCACCGGGAGCTGGTGAAGCTGGCAGAGGGCACAGGCTTCAGAATCCACATGATCCACAAGGCAGCTGAGGCAGCCAAGAAGTTTGGGCCCAAGTCTTCCAAGAAATTTG aTATACTGGTTACCACTCCCAACAGACTCATTTATTTGCTGAAAGAAGATCCTCCAGCAATAGACTTGAGCAG TGTGGAGTGGCTGGTGGTGGACGAGTCAGACAAGCTGTTTGAGGATGGCAAGTCAGGATTCAGGGACCAGCTGGGTTCCATCTTCCTGGCATGCACCTCCCACCTGGTCAGGAGGGCTCTGTTCAGTGCCACCTTTGCCCACGACGTGGAGGAGTGGTGTAAACTCAACCTGGACAACGTTGTGCTGGTGTCTGTTGGAGCAAG AAactctgcagcagagacagtAGAACAAGAGCTGCTGTTTGTTGGATCTGAGACAGGAAAACTAACAGCAATGAGAGATCTTGTTAAAAAG GGTTTTGCTCCTCCAGTCCTGGTTTTTGTGCAGTCTATTGAGAGGGCTAAAGAGCTTTTCCATGAGCTTATTTATGAAGGCATCAATGTGGATGTCATCCATGCAGACAAGACTCAGCAACAG AGAGACAAAGTAGTGCAGAGTTTCAGAGCTGGGAAGATCTGGGTGCTCATCTGCTCAGCATTACTGGCTCGAGGGATGGACTTCAAAGGTGTGAATATGGTCATCAATTATGATTTGCCAACGAGTGCAGTGGAATACATCCACAGGATAG GTCGTACTGGgagagcaggacacagaggaAAGGCAGTCACTTTCTTTACAGAGGATGACAAACCTTTATTACGGAG TATTGCCAATGTTATCCAGCGAGCTGGGTGTCCTGTACCAGAATACATAAAACATTTGCCCAAACTGCAGAG taaacaaaagaagaaatttattaagaAACCTTTGACAAGAGAATCCATTTGTACCACCCCAAAGTGCTTCttgaaaaaaggcaaaagaaaaat GAAAACTACAAAGGAAAATACtaagggaaagaagaaagataaagaagacaaaaaggGCAGTAAATTACAGACTgtttcagaaagctga